Proteins encoded in a region of the Haloarcula sp. CBA1129 genome:
- a CDS encoding metallophosphoesterase, with translation MTATYDDRALLLGETLVVADLHVGRGTGGNLELPVGSGSDMVQRFQSLVDRHAPDEVVIAGDLLHSFQTVPRSVESTVAGLKSACQGVGARLLVTPGNHDTMLDSVWDGPTESEYRIGETVVCHGHEAPEADADRYVVGHDHPTISIEGQRRPCYLVGSGQYRGSDVVMLPSFNRLNAGVEVNEMRAGDFQSPLITDADRLEPVVWDESGRETLSFPPLGEFRRML, from the coding sequence ATGACAGCCACCTACGACGACCGGGCGCTCCTGCTCGGGGAGACACTCGTCGTCGCGGACCTCCACGTCGGCCGAGGCACCGGTGGGAACCTCGAACTCCCGGTTGGCTCTGGCTCTGATATGGTCCAGCGGTTCCAGTCGCTCGTCGACCGCCACGCCCCCGACGAGGTCGTCATCGCCGGCGATCTGCTCCACTCGTTTCAGACCGTCCCTCGGTCGGTCGAGAGCACCGTTGCGGGGCTCAAAAGCGCCTGTCAGGGGGTCGGTGCCCGTTTGCTCGTGACGCCGGGCAACCACGACACGATGCTCGACAGCGTGTGGGACGGCCCGACCGAGTCGGAGTACCGGATCGGCGAGACGGTCGTCTGCCACGGCCACGAGGCCCCCGAAGCCGACGCCGACCGCTACGTCGTCGGCCACGACCACCCGACCATCTCCATCGAGGGCCAGCGCCGGCCCTGCTATCTCGTCGGGAGCGGCCAGTACCGCGGCAGCGACGTGGTGATGCTTCCGTCGTTCAACAGGCTGAACGCCGGCGTCGAGGTCAACGAGATGCGCGCCGGCGACTTCCAGTCCCCGCTGATCACCGACGCCGACCGACTGGAGCCGGTCGTCTGGGACGAGAGCGGGCGCGAGACCCTGTCGTTCCCGCCGCTGGGTGAGTTCCGCCGCATGCTATAA
- a CDS encoding winged helix-turn-helix domain-containing protein has translation MEKALWYLLTATRGGANRARIIDALSDRPMNANELASELDVGYKTIRHHMEQLEDHDVVESGDEEYAKLYFLTDRFDNYRDTFEEIVEKMDE, from the coding sequence ATGGAGAAAGCGCTCTGGTATCTGCTGACGGCGACGCGCGGCGGCGCAAACCGGGCGCGTATCATCGACGCTCTCTCGGACCGACCGATGAACGCCAACGAACTCGCCAGCGAACTCGACGTGGGTTACAAGACGATCAGACACCACATGGAACAGCTAGAGGACCACGACGTGGTCGAGTCCGGTGACGAGGAGTACGCCAAACTCTACTTCCTCACCGACCGGTTCGATAACTATCGCGACACGTTCGAGGAAATCGTGGAGAAGATGGACGAATGA
- a CDS encoding pyridoxal phosphate-dependent aminotransferase: MTGFSRRVEQVSISGIREVFEAAGEDAINLGLGQPDFPTPEHAREAAIEAIQAGKVDAYTSNKGTEELREAIAAKHARDNDLDVDPGDIIATSGGSEALHIALEAHVDEGEEVIFPDPGFVSYDALTHLAGGTPRPVPLREDLTMAPETVEEAITDDTAAFVVNSPANPTGAVQSPEDMRAFARIADEHDVLCISDEVYEHQVFEGEHRSPAEFSDTGNVVVVNACSKAYSMTGWRLGWVTGATDRIERMLRVHQYAQACASAPAQYAAEAALTGPQEPVAEMREAFQKRRDVLLDGLEEMGLDCPTPKGAFYAMPKVPDGWVDEVIDRGVVVVPGDAFGEHGAGYARISYATDMETLKEAIDIMADATAAVR, encoded by the coding sequence ATGACTGGATTCTCTCGACGGGTAGAGCAGGTCTCGATCTCGGGTATCCGTGAAGTGTTCGAGGCTGCGGGCGAAGACGCAATCAACCTCGGCCTCGGCCAGCCGGACTTCCCGACGCCGGAGCACGCCCGCGAGGCGGCTATCGAGGCAATTCAGGCGGGGAAAGTCGACGCGTACACATCGAACAAAGGGACCGAGGAACTCCGGGAAGCCATCGCCGCCAAGCACGCCCGGGACAACGACCTCGACGTCGACCCGGGGGACATCATCGCCACGTCGGGCGGGAGCGAGGCGCTACACATCGCGCTGGAGGCCCACGTCGATGAGGGGGAGGAAGTCATCTTCCCGGACCCCGGATTCGTCTCCTACGACGCGCTGACGCACCTGGCCGGCGGGACGCCGCGGCCCGTCCCGCTGCGTGAGGATCTCACGATGGCCCCCGAGACGGTCGAGGAAGCCATCACCGACGACACGGCGGCCTTCGTTGTGAACTCGCCGGCGAACCCGACCGGTGCGGTCCAGTCCCCCGAGGACATGCGGGCGTTCGCCCGCATCGCCGACGAGCACGACGTGCTGTGTATCTCTGACGAGGTGTACGAGCATCAGGTGTTCGAGGGTGAGCACCGCTCGCCGGCGGAGTTCAGCGACACGGGCAACGTCGTCGTCGTCAACGCCTGCTCGAAGGCGTACTCGATGACGGGCTGGCGGCTCGGCTGGGTCACCGGCGCGACCGACCGCATCGAGCGGATGCTGCGGGTCCACCAGTACGCACAGGCCTGTGCGTCGGCTCCGGCCCAGTACGCCGCCGAGGCGGCGCTAACCGGCCCACAGGAGCCCGTTGCGGAGATGCGCGAGGCCTTCCAGAAGCGACGGGACGTGTTGCTGGACGGACTTGAGGAGATGGGGCTTGACTGTCCGACGCCCAAGGGCGCGTTCTACGCGATGCCGAAGGTCCCCGACGGCTGGGTGGACGAGGTCATCGACCGCGGCGTCGTGGTCGTCCCCGGCGACGCCTTCGGCGAACACGGCGCGGGCTACGCCCGCATCTCCTACGCGACGGATATGGAGACGCTGAAAGAAGCCATCGACATCATGGCCGACGCGACGGCGGCGGTTCGCTGA
- a CDS encoding radical SAM/SPASM domain-containing protein: MRGKLDLDQQPLVLIWEVTQACELACKHCRADAQPRRHPDELSTAEGKALLDQAREFGDGQLVVLSGGDPLARADLPELVDYGTEQGLRMTLTPSGTNSITQDRLAELDDAGLRRLALSIDGGDSESHDAFRGEAGSFEATMEAAEAARDLDIPLQINTTVCAETVEQLPAIRDLVAELDAVLWSVFFLVPVGRGRVLTPIDPERAERVLSWLHEVSEEAPFGLKTTEAPHYRRVAMQNQNEGAGGLKRRMGIRAGKGFAFVSHTGEVYPSGFLPKSAGNVREDSVVDIYRDSTLFQQLRDDDALTGKCGACRYRTVCGGSRSRAYATTGDPLAADPLCDYQPDGFEGTVPDQHPAD, from the coding sequence ATGCGCGGAAAACTCGACCTCGACCAGCAGCCCCTCGTGCTGATCTGGGAGGTAACTCAGGCCTGCGAACTGGCGTGTAAACACTGTCGGGCCGACGCCCAGCCCCGCCGCCATCCCGACGAGCTATCGACGGCAGAGGGAAAGGCACTGTTGGATCAGGCCCGCGAGTTCGGCGACGGCCAGCTAGTCGTCCTCTCGGGCGGGGACCCGCTCGCTCGCGCGGACCTCCCGGAGCTCGTCGACTACGGGACCGAGCAAGGTCTGCGGATGACGCTGACGCCCAGTGGGACGAACTCGATCACGCAGGACCGACTTGCTGAACTCGACGACGCTGGACTCCGGCGACTGGCACTGTCCATCGACGGCGGCGACAGCGAGTCTCACGATGCTTTCCGGGGTGAGGCCGGGAGCTTTGAGGCGACGATGGAGGCGGCCGAGGCGGCCCGTGACCTCGACATCCCGCTACAGATCAACACAACCGTCTGCGCGGAGACGGTCGAGCAACTGCCGGCGATCCGCGACCTCGTCGCGGAGCTCGACGCGGTGCTGTGGTCGGTGTTCTTCCTCGTCCCGGTCGGTCGCGGGCGAGTCCTGACACCGATTGATCCCGAGCGAGCGGAGCGCGTGCTGTCGTGGCTCCACGAGGTCAGCGAGGAGGCCCCGTTCGGGCTCAAGACGACTGAAGCGCCCCACTACCGGCGCGTCGCGATGCAGAACCAGAACGAGGGTGCCGGCGGGCTCAAACGCCGCATGGGCATCCGCGCGGGCAAGGGCTTTGCCTTCGTGAGCCACACCGGCGAGGTGTACCCTTCCGGGTTCCTGCCGAAATCGGCCGGCAACGTCCGGGAAGATAGCGTCGTGGACATCTATCGGGACTCGACGCTGTTCCAGCAACTGAGAGACGACGACGCGCTGACGGGCAAATGCGGGGCCTGTCGATACCGAACGGTCTGTGGCGGCAGTCGGTCCCGGGCATACGCGACGACGGGGGACCCGCTGGCAGCGGACCCACTGTGTGACTACCAGCCGGATGGGTTCGAAGGGACGGTTCCCGACCAGCACCCAGCAGATTGA
- a CDS encoding pyridoxal-phosphate dependent enzyme translates to METTAAFRGLICTACGAETDSTADRCPDCGGVLVGDYDVPDLTPAALPDGTGPDRYEPLRPFSRAETVSLGEGATPLVSVPDLADELGVESVYVKDEGRNPTASLGDRKLSLSVTAAAQRGAERVVTPSTGNGAQANAAYAARAGIESKGFVPSRCPFLNKAMVNVHGGDMRVVEGRYDDAVSAFDEELADASDGWVPIAPGHPFRIEGAKSVAFETADDLDWTAPDAVVHPTGHGETVVGLERGFQTAADSGLTDSVPRIYAAQPDSTAAIADAASAGDDDPATIEHPDTIVGPLEVTDPAAGVAALDSLDRSGGGGVAVSDKDILAGAVDGCEMGPETGATGGTAIAGARALADDGAFDADDVVVLVNPVAGSKEADLLRSHLMSQGI, encoded by the coding sequence ATGGAGACGACTGCGGCGTTTCGCGGCCTCATCTGCACAGCGTGTGGCGCGGAAACCGACAGCACGGCCGACCGTTGCCCAGACTGCGGCGGAGTCCTCGTCGGCGACTACGACGTTCCGGACCTGACGCCCGCGGCGCTGCCCGACGGGACAGGTCCCGACCGGTACGAGCCGCTGCGACCGTTTTCGCGGGCCGAAACGGTATCACTCGGCGAGGGGGCGACGCCGCTGGTCTCTGTCCCGGATCTGGCCGACGAACTCGGTGTCGAATCAGTGTACGTCAAAGACGAAGGGCGAAATCCGACGGCCTCGCTGGGCGACCGCAAGCTCTCGCTTTCAGTCACTGCCGCCGCCCAGCGCGGGGCCGAGCGCGTCGTGACGCCCTCGACGGGCAACGGCGCACAGGCAAACGCCGCCTACGCGGCCCGCGCCGGCATCGAATCGAAGGGCTTCGTCCCATCCCGCTGTCCGTTCCTCAACAAGGCGATGGTGAACGTTCACGGCGGCGATATGCGCGTCGTCGAGGGCCGGTACGACGACGCCGTCTCGGCGTTCGACGAGGAACTGGCCGATGCGTCCGACGGCTGGGTTCCGATCGCGCCCGGTCATCCCTTCCGCATCGAGGGGGCCAAATCCGTCGCGTTCGAGACCGCCGACGACCTCGACTGGACGGCCCCCGACGCGGTGGTCCACCCTACCGGCCACGGCGAGACGGTCGTCGGCCTCGAACGCGGCTTTCAGACAGCAGCCGACAGCGGCCTCACTGACTCGGTGCCACGAATCTACGCCGCACAGCCGGATTCGACCGCTGCCATCGCCGACGCAGCGAGCGCGGGCGACGATGACCCGGCGACCATCGAGCACCCCGACACCATCGTCGGCCCGCTGGAGGTCACCGACCCCGCCGCCGGCGTTGCGGCGCTAGACTCGCTCGACCGCTCGGGCGGGGGCGGTGTCGCCGTCTCGGACAAAGATATTCTTGCCGGTGCTGTCGACGGCTGCGAGATGGGGCCGGAAACCGGTGCGACCGGTGGAACGGCAATCGCCGGCGCGCGGGCACTGGCTGACGACGGTGCCTTTGACGCTGACGACGTGGTCGTCCTCGTGAACCCCGTCGCCGGGAGCAAGGAGGCGGACCTGCTGCGGAGCCACCTCATGAGTCAGGGTATCTGA
- a CDS encoding SHOCT domain-containing protein → MVVGIIGLDPTNGSVTTEFGFLFFLIGAVTLAIAGQLALSVVRQTNAASAANSRDEAELAETTEAPIETLRRRYAEGKLSDEEFQRRLDRLLEAEELAEAPTDRERVLE, encoded by the coding sequence ATGGTGGTCGGGATTATTGGGCTGGATCCCACAAACGGAAGCGTAACTACAGAGTTCGGCTTCCTGTTTTTCCTGATCGGCGCTGTGACTCTTGCTATCGCTGGGCAGCTAGCATTGAGCGTGGTCCGACAGACGAATGCGGCGTCCGCGGCTAACTCCCGTGACGAAGCGGAACTAGCTGAAACGACTGAAGCTCCGATTGAAACGCTCCGACGACGATATGCGGAAGGTAAACTCAGTGACGAAGAGTTTCAGCGCCGTCTTGACCGACTTCTTGAGGCTGAGGAACTAGCGGAGGCACCGACTGACCGCGAGCGTGTGTTAGAGTGA
- a CDS encoding SRPBCC family protein, with protein MERVSLTRTVPADPETVTALITDVAPFMRAAGFDGVTLDGDDLGITNRVGLFEIELDLEIVETDAVLRYEQRQGIFESMMTEYTVEAVDGGTEVTATTEYNALDLPVLGEMIDSTVISRQRTKELNRQFDWLVEQVS; from the coding sequence ATGGAGCGCGTTTCGCTGACTCGGACGGTCCCGGCCGACCCGGAGACAGTCACTGCCCTGATAACGGACGTGGCGCCGTTCATGCGCGCGGCGGGGTTCGACGGGGTGACACTCGACGGGGACGACCTCGGCATCACGAACCGCGTCGGACTCTTCGAAATCGAACTGGACCTCGAAATCGTCGAGACTGATGCAGTGCTGCGGTACGAACAGCGTCAGGGGATCTTCGAGTCGATGATGACAGAATACACGGTCGAGGCCGTCGACGGCGGGACCGAAGTCACGGCAACCACGGAGTACAATGCGCTCGATCTCCCGGTACTGGGCGAGATGATCGACTCGACTGTCATCTCGCGACAGCGCACGAAAGAACTGAACAGGCAGTTCGACTGGCTCGTCGAACAGGTCTCGTAG
- a CDS encoding MarR family transcriptional regulator, giving the protein MVDVLENKRAATRFRVLVEIAERQPAVSQGEIAEAVGVTSQAVSEYIRELVDDGLVEKEGRSRYRVTKEGVDWVFQSATDVRRFADHVTDDVLGSVQEDAAIATADLSEGETVTLSLSNGLLHADPGGGDATGVTTTSAAEGEVVGVTGFKGVIDLDPGHVSVIQVPPVRSGPVENTDDIATACADVPIVTATGVESVVALRDAGIEPTTHFAAGEVAADAASRGLDAVVVATQDTVGRVTDALRDASVDYDVTQ; this is encoded by the coding sequence ATGGTCGACGTCCTGGAGAACAAGCGGGCCGCGACGCGGTTTCGGGTCCTCGTGGAGATCGCCGAGCGCCAGCCCGCGGTGAGTCAGGGCGAAATCGCCGAGGCTGTCGGCGTGACGAGCCAAGCCGTCAGCGAGTACATCCGGGAACTCGTCGACGACGGCTTAGTCGAGAAGGAAGGCCGGTCGCGCTACCGCGTCACGAAGGAGGGCGTCGACTGGGTGTTCCAGTCCGCCACCGACGTGCGCCGGTTCGCCGACCACGTCACTGACGACGTACTCGGTAGCGTGCAGGAAGACGCCGCCATCGCTACGGCAGACCTGTCAGAAGGCGAGACGGTGACGCTCTCGCTGTCGAACGGCCTGTTGCACGCCGACCCCGGCGGCGGCGACGCGACGGGTGTGACGACGACCAGCGCTGCTGAAGGCGAGGTCGTCGGTGTCACCGGATTCAAGGGGGTTATCGACCTCGACCCCGGCCACGTTAGCGTGATACAGGTCCCGCCGGTCCGGTCGGGACCCGTCGAGAACACCGACGACATCGCCACAGCCTGTGCGGACGTCCCCATCGTCACTGCCACGGGCGTCGAGTCCGTTGTTGCCCTCCGCGATGCCGGCATTGAGCCGACGACACACTTCGCAGCGGGCGAGGTGGCCGCCGATGCAGCATCCCGGGGACTTGATGCCGTCGTCGTCGCGACACAGGACACCGTCGGGCGTGTGACCGACGCCCTCCGCGACGCGAGTGTGGACTACGACGTGACGCAGTGA
- a CDS encoding thiolase family protein, translating into MTDVVLVDGARTAHGELLGGLSDRSAIELGTAAVEGLLDRTGVGADSVDWVGLGNAVQAGVGQVPARQVVVESPLPDGVAATTLNEASGSGLRAITTAADRIEAGRASVCLAGGMESMSNAPYLVPDMRGGRRHGNSELVDAMIWDSLWDKHYDAHMGTLTEEIAADHDISREAQDEYARRSNHRAGEAIQSGKFTEELVPVETADSLVTEDEGPHPDTTVDQLAALPPAFSDGGTITAGNASKLSDGAGAVVLADAETVEREGLGPMAHVEDYAVAYRDPSEFSIAVRDVVATLLERNDLAVDDVDHFELNEAFAAQMVYVADELDIPAEKHNPLGGAVALGHPIGASGGILTTTMLYAMEREDHHRGIVGMSVGGGGAIAMSVVR; encoded by the coding sequence ATGACGGATGTGGTTCTGGTAGACGGCGCACGCACCGCACACGGTGAACTACTGGGAGGCCTTTCGGATCGAAGCGCCATAGAGCTCGGCACTGCGGCTGTCGAGGGACTGCTCGACCGAACCGGCGTCGGTGCGGACAGCGTCGACTGGGTTGGACTCGGAAACGCGGTGCAGGCAGGGGTCGGCCAAGTGCCGGCTAGACAGGTCGTCGTCGAGTCGCCACTCCCGGACGGCGTTGCCGCGACGACGCTGAACGAGGCTTCCGGGTCGGGACTGCGGGCGATCACGACCGCCGCCGACCGCATCGAAGCCGGGCGGGCGTCGGTCTGTCTCGCCGGCGGCATGGAGTCGATGTCGAACGCGCCGTATCTCGTGCCCGATATGCGTGGCGGCCGCCGGCACGGCAACAGCGAACTCGTCGACGCGATGATCTGGGATTCGCTGTGGGACAAACACTACGACGCCCACATGGGCACGCTGACGGAGGAAATCGCAGCCGACCACGACATCAGTCGCGAGGCCCAAGACGAGTACGCTCGCCGGAGCAACCATCGGGCCGGCGAGGCCATCCAGTCCGGGAAATTCACAGAGGAACTCGTCCCCGTGGAAACGGCGGACAGCCTCGTGACTGAAGACGAAGGGCCACACCCGGACACAACGGTGGACCAGCTGGCGGCGCTTCCACCGGCTTTTAGCGACGGCGGCACGATCACTGCCGGCAACGCCTCGAAACTTTCGGACGGGGCAGGTGCAGTGGTGCTGGCCGATGCCGAGACAGTCGAGCGCGAGGGACTGGGACCGATGGCCCACGTCGAGGACTACGCGGTCGCCTACCGCGACCCGTCGGAGTTCTCCATCGCGGTTCGGGATGTCGTCGCGACGCTACTGGAGCGCAACGACCTCGCAGTCGACGACGTGGACCACTTCGAACTCAACGAAGCCTTCGCTGCACAGATGGTGTACGTCGCCGACGAACTCGATATCCCTGCTGAGAAGCACAACCCGCTCGGCGGCGCGGTGGCGCTCGGCCATCCAATCGGGGCCAGCGGCGGCATCCTCACAACCACGATGCTGTACGCCATGGAACGGGAAGACCATCACCGCGGGATTGTGGGGATGAGCGTCGGCGGTGGCGGCGCGATTGCGATGTCTGTCGTCCGATAG
- a CDS encoding DUF2249 domain-containing protein translates to MSTDHQESVRELDVRDVEGEPFEQIMNALDAVSESEALRLVNSFEPVPLYDVLSKKGYQYDTEQVADEEWHVTIRPE, encoded by the coding sequence ATGAGTACAGACCATCAAGAGTCGGTGCGAGAACTCGATGTTCGGGACGTCGAGGGGGAACCGTTCGAACAGATCATGAACGCGCTCGACGCTGTCAGCGAAAGCGAGGCGCTCCGACTGGTGAACAGTTTCGAGCCGGTACCATTGTACGACGTACTCTCGAAGAAAGGGTACCAGTACGATACGGAACAGGTCGCCGACGAGGAGTGGCACGTCACGATCCGGCCGGAGTGA
- a CDS encoding helix-turn-helix domain-containing protein — translation MSDSGIRVELSVDAPGACPVASVSDEAGAAVTDVARSSPDSDGQVIEEFTTTGTDEAAIEAREDMDKVFATGNGARYQFSRARTDCVCEAVETYDCPVADIRAESGQLYLTFHAPDVDRVRAIVTRLKELYDGVSLRSMRRNGDVDPVDSILVDRSKLTDRQQEVLETAVEMGYFEYPKGANAGDVAAELDISVSTFAEHLAAAQTKLLDTIIAE, via the coding sequence ATGAGCGACTCCGGCATTCGAGTGGAGCTGTCGGTCGACGCCCCCGGAGCCTGTCCGGTGGCAAGCGTCTCGGACGAGGCGGGTGCCGCTGTGACCGATGTGGCCCGAAGTAGCCCAGATTCAGACGGGCAGGTCATCGAAGAGTTCACTACGACGGGCACTGACGAAGCGGCAATCGAGGCACGGGAAGACATGGACAAAGTGTTCGCGACGGGCAACGGGGCCCGCTATCAGTTCTCCCGGGCGAGAACCGACTGCGTCTGCGAGGCGGTCGAAACGTATGACTGTCCGGTCGCGGACATCCGCGCCGAGAGCGGACAGCTCTACCTGACGTTCCATGCGCCAGATGTTGACCGAGTTCGTGCTATCGTGACGCGGCTGAAAGAGTTGTACGACGGCGTCTCGCTCCGCTCGATGCGCCGAAACGGCGACGTGGACCCGGTGGACTCGATACTGGTCGACCGGAGCAAACTCACCGACCGACAGCAGGAAGTGCTCGAAACGGCCGTCGAGATGGGGTACTTCGAGTACCCGAAAGGGGCCAACGCCGGCGATGTGGCGGCGGAGCTGGACATCTCCGTTTCGACGTTCGCGGAACACCTCGCCGCTGCCCAGACAAAACTGCTCGACACCATCATCGCGGAGTAG
- a CDS encoding helix-turn-helix domain-containing protein has product MPHAELTLTIPDEIWIGDVSRTYDDATFRILSALPGEDSGVGLAEITSDDLPAVLRDIENRESVTTLEILSHRDDSALVQFETSMPLLLFPVQGSGVPLEMPFTLADGEAVWEISAPQERLSELGEQLEEFGISFSVDRIQQHLETEQVLTESQLELVQEAIDAGYYDTPRECSLTELADRVGIAKSTCSETLHRAEEQILKQFVSDLPGR; this is encoded by the coding sequence ATGCCACACGCAGAACTCACGCTCACGATTCCAGACGAGATCTGGATCGGCGACGTTTCGCGAACGTACGACGACGCGACGTTTCGGATCCTGTCCGCGCTCCCGGGCGAGGACTCCGGCGTGGGATTAGCCGAAATCACGTCGGACGACCTCCCCGCAGTTCTCCGTGACATCGAGAACCGGGAGTCTGTTACCACGCTGGAGATCCTCTCACATAGGGACGACAGCGCACTGGTCCAGTTCGAGACGTCGATGCCGCTCCTCCTCTTCCCGGTTCAGGGCTCAGGCGTCCCGCTAGAGATGCCGTTCACGCTAGCTGACGGCGAGGCCGTCTGGGAGATATCAGCACCGCAGGAGCGTCTCTCCGAGCTCGGCGAACAACTGGAGGAGTTCGGCATCTCCTTCAGCGTCGACCGCATCCAGCAACACCTCGAAACAGAGCAAGTACTGACCGAAAGCCAGCTCGAACTGGTTCAGGAGGCCATCGACGCGGGCTACTACGACACGCCGCGGGAATGCTCGCTCACGGAGCTGGCGGACCGCGTCGGTATCGCGAAGTCGACCTGCAGCGAGACGCTCCACCGCGCGGAAGAGCAGATACTGAAACAGTTCGTTTCGGACCTCCCCGGACGGTGA
- a CDS encoding CGCGG family rSAM-modified RiPP protein — protein sequence MSHSHEDVPPVTTEVHDNSWSANLETPAHAADPDVVVEQAIDAVEMTTAGNHVNLVSHATHGHPETYLFDALAEAFGDTITTEYVQQCGCGGHVTRVHREA from the coding sequence ATGAGCCATTCCCACGAGGACGTGCCGCCGGTTACAACCGAGGTCCACGATAACTCTTGGTCGGCGAACCTAGAGACGCCCGCACACGCTGCGGACCCCGACGTGGTCGTCGAACAGGCTATCGACGCCGTCGAGATGACGACGGCTGGGAACCACGTCAATCTGGTGAGCCACGCCACACATGGCCACCCTGAGACCTACCTGTTCGACGCGCTGGCGGAGGCGTTCGGTGATACGATCACGACTGAGTACGTCCAACAGTGTGGCTGTGGGGGCCACGTCACCCGCGTCCACCGGGAGGCATAG
- a CDS encoding NAD(P)/FAD-dependent oxidoreductase: MTDVVVAGGGLAGLVAARHLAESGRDVTVFEQRSDVGGRIRTTHEDGYTFDRGFQVMFTAYPAAKRELDIEELSPRTFTPGATIASPNHRSVLSDPLRNPSAAPQTLLNTDVRTADKLRLFRLQRELAGIEPVELLSRGGRTIREYLADYGFSQKFVERFAAPFYGGITLDRSLGTDSSIFAYTYKMLSEGEIFVPADGMQAMPRQLADRARSAGATIETDAAVTDLQIHDSEVTAEVGSETVTAESAVVATDPRTAAELTDIDAIPTEPVGCVTQYFALPTNRAPTTGKRIILNAADDRPNTVAPLSAVASEYAPAGMELYSATFLGTPEEDDADLAAEVRNALQSWYPNASFDALELLRTDRVPFSQFAQPPGYPDALPDPTAPDGNAVLAGDYTRWSSIQGALESGKVAADLLQ; the protein is encoded by the coding sequence ATGACAGATGTCGTCGTCGCCGGTGGGGGACTCGCCGGGTTGGTCGCAGCCCGTCATCTGGCGGAGTCGGGCCGAGACGTGACCGTCTTCGAGCAGCGCTCGGACGTAGGTGGCCGCATCCGGACGACCCACGAGGACGGCTACACGTTCGACCGCGGGTTTCAGGTCATGTTCACCGCCTACCCCGCGGCAAAGCGTGAACTCGACATCGAGGAGCTGTCGCCGCGGACGTTCACGCCGGGGGCGACAATCGCCAGCCCGAACCACCGTTCGGTGCTGTCGGACCCGCTCCGGAACCCCTCGGCCGCGCCACAGACACTGCTGAACACCGACGTGCGCACGGCCGACAAACTCCGGCTGTTCCGCCTCCAGCGAGAGTTGGCCGGTATCGAGCCCGTCGAACTGCTCTCCCGGGGCGGGAGAACCATCCGGGAGTACCTCGCCGACTACGGGTTCTCACAGAAATTTGTCGAGCGCTTCGCCGCGCCGTTCTACGGTGGCATCACGCTCGACCGCTCGCTTGGAACGGACAGCAGCATCTTCGCGTACACCTACAAGATGCTGAGCGAGGGCGAGATATTCGTCCCCGCCGACGGGATGCAAGCGATGCCCCGACAGCTCGCCGACCGCGCACGCTCGGCGGGCGCGACCATCGAGACCGACGCGGCCGTGACGGACCTGCAGATCCACGACAGCGAGGTCACTGCCGAGGTGGGCAGCGAGACCGTGACGGCCGAGAGTGCTGTCGTCGCCACGGACCCCCGGACTGCGGCGGAGTTGACGGACATCGACGCGATACCGACCGAGCCCGTCGGCTGTGTCACCCAGTACTTCGCGCTCCCGACGAACCGCGCGCCGACGACCGGGAAACGTATCATCCTCAACGCGGCCGACGACCGGCCAAACACCGTCGCGCCGCTGTCGGCCGTCGCCAGCGAGTACGCGCCCGCCGGCATGGAGCTATACAGCGCCACGTTCCTCGGGACGCCGGAAGAAGACGACGCGGATCTGGCCGCCGAGGTCCGGAACGCGCTGCAGTCGTGGTATCCAAACGCGAGTTTCGACGCGCTGGAACTGCTTCGAACCGACCGGGTCCCGTTCTCGCAGTTCGCCCAACCGCCGGGGTATCCGGACGCACTCCCGGACCCGACAGCGCCGGACGGGAACGCCGTCTTGGCCGGGGATTACACCCGCTGGTCGTCGATACAGGGCGCACTGGAAAGCGGCAAAGTGGCTGCCGACCTGCTTCAGTAA